Proteins from a single region of Nerophis lumbriciformis linkage group LG36, RoL_Nlum_v2.1, whole genome shotgun sequence:
- the tmem265 gene encoding transmembrane protein 121: MVPTPQVCVSTLVTVSTMAVVDLYLLEQSMLGSRGVPGPSVWQCVAVLLGDLGFLLALRFVSAGVVSEARSPQRGFANALWFLFLSLLQLKLFFVCHNYRQERRPPDPLARKVLTLLLSICLPSLFLILTGADYMTPQRRKQEVRGRLLWVVVDLLDVLDLQAGLWEAQGGAIEQKLPIWAEGLVFFYCYALLLLLPCVALTELGATGLPGQRGPRKEALYPWLSLVTINIFTLGLRGAGMLWYRDSRVSTVFLGKNLLALAVKLSSAWERHKQGRGPGGGGEEAGARPAESTLPSQSSEQGEGQSQGKAASSHYHTLSRPPSHTLSQVSPGHTETPSFISHEL, from the coding sequence ATGGTGCCCACGCCCCAGGTGTGCGTCTCCACCCTGGTCACGGTGAGCACCATGGCGGTGGTGGACCTCTACCTGCTGGAGCAGAGCATGCTGGGGTCCCGAGGGGTGCCCGGTCCCAGCGTGTGGCAGTGCGTGGCCGTGCTGCTGGGTGACCTGGGCTTCCTGCTGGCGCTGCGCTTCGTGTCGGCCGGGGTGGTGTCCGAGGCGCGCTCGCCGCAGCGGGGCTTTGCCAACGCTCTCTGGTTCCTCTTCCTATCCCTGCTCCAACTCAAGCTCTTCTTCGTGTGCCACAACTACAGGCAGGAGCGCCGGCCGCCCGACCCGCTGGCCAGGAAGGTCCTGACGCTCCTGCTGTCCATATGCCTGCCCTCCCTGTTCCTCATTCTCACTGGGGCCGACTACATGACCCCCCAGCGGAGGAAGCAGGAGGTGCGGGGGCGGCTCCTGTGGGTAGTGGTGGACCTCCTGGATGTGCTAGATCTGCAAGCCGGCCTGTGGGAGGCCCAAGGAGGGGCTATAGAGCAAAAGCTGCCAATCTGGGCGGAGGGGTTGGTCTTTTTTTACTGCTACGCTCTCCTGTTGCTGCTACCGTGCGTGGCCCTCACAGAACTGGGGGCTACGGGGCTTCCAGGACAGAGGGGGCCACGGAAGGAGGCCTTGTACCCTTGGCTGAGCCTGGTCACCATCAACATCTTCACCCTGGGCCTGAGGGGAGCGGGCATGCTGTGGTACAGGGATTCCCGGGTCTCCACCGTGTTCCTGGGCAAGAACCTCCTAGCGCTGGCCGTGAAGCTGAGCTCAGCCTGGGAGAGACACAAGCAGGGGCGCGGTCCCGGCGGCGGTGGGGAAGAAGCCGGAGCCCGACCCGCCGAGTCGACGCTGCCGAGCCAGAGCTCGGAGCAGGGAGAGGGTCAGTCCCAAGGGAAAGCCGCCTCCTCCCACTATCACACACTGTCTCGCCCTCCGAGCCACACTCTCTCCCAAGTCAGCCCAGGGCACACGGAGACGCCATCTTTCATCTCCCATGAACTCTAG